Proteins from a genomic interval of Piscinibacter sp. HJYY11:
- a CDS encoding methyl-accepting chemotaxis protein translates to MNRFRNLPVGLRLTLGFGACGALLLAIAAFAWWVIAGMKQSVDVIVAENNRKSELAWHMRADLEAVARAVRNVIVTRDAAVQAKQREAQAAARSRFDPAHQALGELLVDDEERALHAKIGQLRGVVLPLLDEVMDQASRGMKEMASETLIEKVQGPQTEWIDAMQGLIDLQSRRTAERVEAMGRQQRLSTLALLGGMVLAVLLSVAMGAAITRTLVRQLGGEPRYARDVARRIAAGDLGEAIQLRPGDRDSLLAAMTEMQLSLRTMVSGIQQSADAVLAASAEIAQGNQDLSARTEQQAANLQRTSSAMTELTETVRHSTASARQASDLASTASGVAARGSEAVGEVVQRMNEIQASSQRVTEIIGVIDGIAFQTNILALNAAVEAARAGEQGRGFAVVASEVRSLAQRSAEAAKEIAALISDSVDRVEGGNRLVKQAGTTMAEIVQRVQEVSTLMSEITAASVQQEDGIGDIGKAVYDLDTTTQHNAALVEENAAAAGSLREQATRLAQTVGQFRLSEAALAQAEAAAPAAGMPLAASPA, encoded by the coding sequence ATGAACCGCTTCCGCAATCTTCCGGTCGGCCTGCGGCTGACGCTCGGCTTCGGCGCCTGCGGCGCACTGCTGCTGGCCATCGCGGCCTTCGCCTGGTGGGTGATCGCCGGCATGAAACAGAGCGTCGACGTCATCGTGGCCGAGAACAACCGCAAGAGCGAGCTGGCCTGGCACATGCGCGCCGACCTCGAGGCGGTGGCGCGCGCGGTGCGCAACGTCATCGTCACGCGCGACGCGGCCGTGCAGGCCAAGCAGCGCGAGGCGCAGGCCGCCGCACGCAGCCGCTTCGACCCGGCGCACCAGGCCTTGGGCGAGCTGCTGGTCGACGACGAGGAGCGTGCGCTGCACGCCAAGATCGGCCAGCTTCGCGGCGTGGTGCTGCCCCTGCTCGACGAGGTGATGGACCAGGCCTCGCGCGGCATGAAGGAGATGGCCAGCGAGACGCTGATCGAGAAGGTGCAGGGCCCGCAGACGGAATGGATCGATGCGATGCAGGGCCTCATCGACCTGCAGTCGCGCCGCACCGCCGAGCGCGTCGAGGCCATGGGTCGCCAGCAACGCCTGTCGACGCTGGCGCTGCTGGGCGGCATGGTGCTGGCGGTGCTGCTCAGCGTGGCGATGGGCGCGGCGATCACACGCACGCTGGTGCGTCAGCTCGGCGGCGAGCCACGCTATGCGCGCGACGTGGCGCGCCGCATCGCGGCGGGTGATCTGGGCGAGGCGATCCAGCTGCGCCCCGGCGACCGCGACAGCCTGCTCGCCGCCATGACGGAGATGCAGCTCTCGCTGCGCACGATGGTCTCGGGCATCCAGCAATCGGCCGATGCCGTGCTGGCCGCCAGTGCCGAGATCGCACAAGGCAACCAGGACCTGAGCGCGCGCACCGAGCAGCAGGCCGCCAACCTGCAGCGCACCAGCAGCGCGATGACCGAGCTGACCGAGACAGTGCGCCACAGCACGGCGTCGGCCCGGCAGGCGAGCGACCTGGCCAGCACGGCGTCGGGTGTTGCCGCGCGCGGCAGCGAGGCGGTGGGCGAAGTCGTGCAGCGCATGAACGAGATCCAGGCGTCGAGCCAGCGCGTCACCGAGATCATCGGCGTCATCGACGGCATCGCGTTCCAGACGAACATCCTGGCGCTGAATGCCGCGGTCGAGGCCGCGCGCGCCGGCGAGCAGGGGCGTGGCTTCGCGGTGGTGGCGAGCGAGGTGCGCTCGCTGGCGCAACGCAGTGCCGAAGCGGCCAAGGAGATCGCCGCGCTGATCTCCGACAGCGTGGACCGGGTGGAAGGCGGCAACCGGTTGGTGAAGCAGGCCGGCACCACCATGGCCGAGATCGTGCAGCGCGTGCAGGAGGTGTCGACGCTCATGAGCGAGATCACCGCCGCGTCGGTGCAGCAGGAAGACGGCATCGGCGACATCGGAAAAGCGGTGTACGACCTCGACACCACGACCCAGCACAACGCCGCGCTCGTGGAGGAGAACGCCGCGGCCGCCGGCAGCCTGCGCGAGCAGGCGACGCGCCTGGCGCAGACGGTCGGGCAGTTCCGGCTCAGCGAGGCGGCCCTGGCGCAGGCCGAGGCCGCGGCCCCCGCGGCGGGGATGCCGCTGGCCGCGTCTCCGGCATAG
- a CDS encoding ATP-binding protein translates to MCEVQTEDLRDTVRRLRSFNHGVSHDLRGPLGALSGITRLAMHAIERSDTARAMQLLSTTALQTDALCGLVMALLAVAEGDRLPEERLDLREVVVEAIEHLALVGTAPLPHIRVAPLFFVRGSRVLLRQVFVNLLGNALKFTRERAVPVVEVDLGAPGTVVVRDNGIGFDASAACGLFEPFQRLHDAAHPGMGIGLSLVKRIVERHGGRVWAESAPGQGACFHFTLPAAE, encoded by the coding sequence ATGTGTGAGGTTCAAACTGAAGACCTGCGCGACACGGTGCGACGCCTGCGCAGCTTCAACCACGGCGTGTCGCACGACCTGCGCGGGCCGCTGGGCGCGCTGAGCGGCATCACGCGGCTGGCCATGCATGCGATCGAGCGCAGCGACACCGCGCGGGCGATGCAGCTGCTGTCGACCACCGCACTGCAGACCGACGCGCTCTGCGGCCTCGTGATGGCGCTGCTGGCCGTGGCCGAAGGCGACCGCCTCCCCGAAGAGCGGCTCGACCTGCGCGAGGTCGTCGTCGAGGCGATCGAGCACCTGGCCCTGGTCGGCACGGCACCGCTGCCGCACATCCGCGTGGCGCCGCTCTTCTTCGTGCGCGGCTCGCGCGTGCTGCTGCGGCAGGTGTTCGTCAACCTGCTCGGCAACGCGCTGAAGTTCACCCGCGAGCGCGCGGTGCCGGTGGTCGAGGTGGACCTCGGCGCGCCGGGCACGGTCGTCGTGCGCGACAACGGCATCGGCTTCGATGCGTCGGCAGCCTGCGGCTTGTTCGAGCCGTTCCAGCGGCTGCACGACGCGGCGCACCCCGGCATGGGCATCGGCCTGAGCCTCGTCAAGCGCATCGTCGAGCGCCATGGCGGCCGCGTCTGGGCCGAGTCGGCGCCGGGCCAGGGCGCCTGCTTCCACTTCACGCTGCCCGCGGCCGAGTGA